One segment of Phragmites australis chromosome 13, lpPhrAust1.1, whole genome shotgun sequence DNA contains the following:
- the LOC133888611 gene encoding uncharacterized protein LOC133888611 isoform X1: MPRGRGSSVSTHEKPKIDEAVDSNEDNCKHKRGAYLLLGLLIVFLHGSWSVYRIQFANLPLPLDAEQAGKRGFSEASALGHVKYLTGLGPHPVGLDSLDLAVQYVYAVAEKIKKAAHWEVDVQLELFHTDIGANRLSSGLFKGKTLLYSDLKHVLLRVVPKYLPEAEENLILVSSHIDTVSTTEGAGDCNSCVGVMLELARGVAQWAHGFKSGVLFLFNTGEEEGLVGAHSFITQHHWRNSIHFVVDLEAMGISGKSTLFQGTDHWALESFAAAAKYPSAQIGLQDVFCSGAIKSATDFQIYQEVAGLPGLDFAYTETTSVYHTKNDKMKLLKPGSLQHNGDNMLAFLLRAAASPNFLKDALQRKHKNTEQDKAVFFDILGKYMVIYPQRLATMFHNSIILQSLLIWGTSLLMGGRPGLVSFGISCLGIILMLIFSICLPVVVAFALPHICPFPVPYVANPWLIIGLFGSPALLGAFIGQHIGFILLKRHLRSVYSRTKPGLAHNKMEYIIDLEAERWIFKSGFVQWLIVLILGTYFKVGSSYIALIWLVSPAFAYGFLEATLSPVRLPKQLKVVTLVLGLATPVVSSVGLVVRMADVIVGSVVRVDRNPGGLPHWLGNVIVSVAIAVVVCFMFVYLLSYVHISGDKKTLGLLLCISFGLSLALVSSGIAPAFTEDVARSVNVVHVVDTTGIDHEPLSYISLFSNTPGKLTKELVDLGDEEFSCGRNMTIDFVTFTMKYGCWSYKDSNTGWSKSEVPVLLVESDSVTGGARQTVISVDTKSSTRWSLRINKQEIEDFTIQVDSKKLVLPGDKTEVDGWHTIQFAGGKNSPRKFQLTLFWSSYGTHASAKGAKEAADLPFLLKLRTDVNRVTPKVAKVLEKLPQWCTPFGKSTSPYTLAFLTALHVNI, translated from the exons ATGCCTCGAGGACGAGGCTCTTCTGTGTCAACCCATGAGAAGCCTAAAATTGATGAAGCAGTTGATTCAAATGAGGACAACTGCAAGCATAAGAGGGGCGCTTATTTGTTGCTGGGATTGTTGATAGTTTTCCTTCATGGGTCCTGGTCTGTTTATCGTATCCAGTTCGCAAACCTTCCTTTGCCCCTTGATGCTGAGCAGGCTGGTAAGCGGGGGTTCTCGGAAGCTTCTGCGCTTGGGCATGTTAAGTATTTGACAGGCCTTGGTCCTCATCCAGTTGGTTTGGACTCCCTCGATCTTGCTGTCCAG TATGTATATGCAGTAgcagaaaaaataaagaaggcGGCTCATTGGGAGGTTGATGTTCAACTGGAGCTGTTCCACACAGATATCGGCGCAAATCGCCTATCTAGTGGTCTTTTCAAGGGAAAAACTCTATTATATTCAGACCTAAAGCATGTGCTATTGAGAGTTGTTCCCAAGTATTTACCCGAAGCTGAGGAAAATTTGATTCTGGTTTCTTCCCATATCGACACTGTTTCCACAAC AGAAGGTGCCGGAGATTGCAATTCATGTGTGGGAGTCATGTTAGAGCTTGCACGGGGAGTGGCTCAGTGGGCACATGGATTTAAGAGTGGTGTTCTATTTTTATTCAACACGGGAGAAGAAGAGGGTCTTGTTGGCGCCCATAGTTTTATAACTCAG CACCATTGGAGAAATTCAATACATTTTGTGGTTGATTTGGAAGCTATGGGTATCAGTGGGAAATCCACTCTTTTTCAG GGTACCGACCATTGGGCCTTGGAGAGCTTTGCTGCGGCAGCCAAATACCCATCTGCTCAGATAGGTTTACAG GATGTTTTCTGTTCTGGAGCAATAAAATCTGCTACAGATTTTCAAATATATCAGGAAGTTGCTGGTCTTCCTGGACTTGATTTTGCATATACAGAAACAACATCTGTGTATCACACAAAG AATGACAAGATGAAGCTTCTGAAACCAGGGTCTCTTCAGCATAATGGGGATAATATGCTTGCTTTCCTACTCCGCGCTGCAGCATCACCAAATTTTTTGAAAGATGCACTGCAACGAAAGCACAAAAACACAGAGCAGGATAAAGCTGTTTTTTTTGACATTCTG GGCAAGTACATGGTGATCTATCCACAACGACTTGCTACCATGTTTCACAACTCAATCATATTGCAGTCGCTTCTGATATGGGGAACATCATTGCTTATGGGTGGACGCCCTGGGCTTGTGTCCTTTGGCATATCATGTTTGGGCATTATTCTAATGTTGATATTTTCTATCTGCTTACCAGTTGTGGTAGCATTTGCTCTGCCCCATATATGTCCGTTTCCTGTTCCATATGTTGCAAATCCATGGTTAATTATTGGCTTATTTGGTTCACCCGCACTGCTTGGAGCATTTATTGGTCAGCATATTGGATTTATTCTCCTTAAGAGGCATCTTCGAAGCGTGTATTCTAGAACAAAACCAGGCCTAGCTCATAACAAGATGGAATATATTATTGATCTGGAAGCCGAGAGGTGGATTTTTAAATCTGGTTTTGTCCAATGGCTAATAGTTCTAATACTGGGAACCTATTTCAAGGTTGGATCGTCATATATAGCTCTCATCTGGCTTGTTTCGCCTGCTTTTGCAT ATGGTTTTTTGGAAGCTACTCTATCTCCTGTTCGGTTACCTAAACAGCTTAAAGTTGTTACATTGGTTCTGGGTTTGGCTACACCAGTTGTGTCCTCTGTTGGTTTGGTTGTGCGCATGGCTGATGTAATTGTTGGGAGTGTTGTGCGTGTTGACAG GAACCCTGGTGGACTGCCACACTGGCTTGGAAATGTAATAGTTTCTGTTGCCATTGCTGTGGTCGTCTGTTTCATGTTTGTGTATCTTCTTTCATACGTTCATATCTCAG GTGATAAAAAGACTCTTGGTTTGCTGTTATGCATATCCTTTGGTCTTTCACTTGCTCTTGTGTCAAGTGGCATTGCACCAGCATTTACGGAGGATGTTGCTCGATCTGTAAAT GTTGTACATGTTGTGGATACTACAGGAATAGATCATGAACCATTATCCTATATTTCTCTGTTTTCCAATACACCTGGAAAGTTGACAAAGGAATTAGTGGACCTTGGAGATGAAGAATTTTCTTGTGGAAGGAATATGACTATTGATTTTGTAACATTTACAATGAAGTATGGTTGTTGGAGTTACAAGGACAGCAATACTGGATGGAGCAAGTCTGAAGTTCCAGTGCTCCTTGTGGAAAGTGATTCAGTTACAGGTGGTGCTCGGCAAACAGTAATCTCAGTTGATACCAAATCATCTACACGGTGGTCGCTCAGAATCAATAAACAGGAAATCGAAGACTTCACAATTCAAG TGGATTCAAAGAAATTGGTCCTACCGGGTGATAAGACTGAGGTAGATGGATGGCATACAATCCAGTTTGCAGGTGGAAAGAATTCGCCAAGAAAGTTCCAGTTGACCCTTTTCTGGTCAAGTTATGGTACCCATGCATCTGCAAAAGGAGCTAAAGAAGCAGCAGATCTTCCTTTCTTATTAAAACTAAGAACAGATGTGAATAGAGTTACACCGAAGGTTGCAAAGGTTCTTGAAAAACTTCCACAATGGTGCACACCCTTCGGCAAGTCCACTTCTCCCTACACACTAGCTTTCTTGACGGCCCTTCATGTCAACATTTAG
- the LOC133888611 gene encoding uncharacterized protein LOC133888611 isoform X2, giving the protein MVIYPQRLATMFHNSIILQSLLIWGTSLLMGGRPGLVSFGISCLGIILMLIFSICLPVVVAFALPHICPFPVPYVANPWLIIGLFGSPALLGAFIGQHIGFILLKRHLRSVYSRTKPGLAHNKMEYIIDLEAERWIFKSGFVQWLIVLILGTYFKVGSSYIALIWLVSPAFAYGFLEATLSPVRLPKQLKVVTLVLGLATPVVSSVGLVVRMADVIVGSVVRVDRNPGGLPHWLGNVIVSVAIAVVVCFMFVYLLSYVHISGDKKTLGLLLCISFGLSLALVSSGIAPAFTEDVARSVNVVHVVDTTGIDHEPLSYISLFSNTPGKLTKELVDLGDEEFSCGRNMTIDFVTFTMKYGCWSYKDSNTGWSKSEVPVLLVESDSVTGGARQTVISVDTKSSTRWSLRINKQEIEDFTIQVDSKKLVLPGDKTEVDGWHTIQFAGGKNSPRKFQLTLFWSSYGTHASAKGAKEAADLPFLLKLRTDVNRVTPKVAKVLEKLPQWCTPFGKSTSPYTLAFLTALHVNI; this is encoded by the exons ATGGTGATCTATCCACAACGACTTGCTACCATGTTTCACAACTCAATCATATTGCAGTCGCTTCTGATATGGGGAACATCATTGCTTATGGGTGGACGCCCTGGGCTTGTGTCCTTTGGCATATCATGTTTGGGCATTATTCTAATGTTGATATTTTCTATCTGCTTACCAGTTGTGGTAGCATTTGCTCTGCCCCATATATGTCCGTTTCCTGTTCCATATGTTGCAAATCCATGGTTAATTATTGGCTTATTTGGTTCACCCGCACTGCTTGGAGCATTTATTGGTCAGCATATTGGATTTATTCTCCTTAAGAGGCATCTTCGAAGCGTGTATTCTAGAACAAAACCAGGCCTAGCTCATAACAAGATGGAATATATTATTGATCTGGAAGCCGAGAGGTGGATTTTTAAATCTGGTTTTGTCCAATGGCTAATAGTTCTAATACTGGGAACCTATTTCAAGGTTGGATCGTCATATATAGCTCTCATCTGGCTTGTTTCGCCTGCTTTTGCAT ATGGTTTTTTGGAAGCTACTCTATCTCCTGTTCGGTTACCTAAACAGCTTAAAGTTGTTACATTGGTTCTGGGTTTGGCTACACCAGTTGTGTCCTCTGTTGGTTTGGTTGTGCGCATGGCTGATGTAATTGTTGGGAGTGTTGTGCGTGTTGACAG GAACCCTGGTGGACTGCCACACTGGCTTGGAAATGTAATAGTTTCTGTTGCCATTGCTGTGGTCGTCTGTTTCATGTTTGTGTATCTTCTTTCATACGTTCATATCTCAG GTGATAAAAAGACTCTTGGTTTGCTGTTATGCATATCCTTTGGTCTTTCACTTGCTCTTGTGTCAAGTGGCATTGCACCAGCATTTACGGAGGATGTTGCTCGATCTGTAAAT GTTGTACATGTTGTGGATACTACAGGAATAGATCATGAACCATTATCCTATATTTCTCTGTTTTCCAATACACCTGGAAAGTTGACAAAGGAATTAGTGGACCTTGGAGATGAAGAATTTTCTTGTGGAAGGAATATGACTATTGATTTTGTAACATTTACAATGAAGTATGGTTGTTGGAGTTACAAGGACAGCAATACTGGATGGAGCAAGTCTGAAGTTCCAGTGCTCCTTGTGGAAAGTGATTCAGTTACAGGTGGTGCTCGGCAAACAGTAATCTCAGTTGATACCAAATCATCTACACGGTGGTCGCTCAGAATCAATAAACAGGAAATCGAAGACTTCACAATTCAAG TGGATTCAAAGAAATTGGTCCTACCGGGTGATAAGACTGAGGTAGATGGATGGCATACAATCCAGTTTGCAGGTGGAAAGAATTCGCCAAGAAAGTTCCAGTTGACCCTTTTCTGGTCAAGTTATGGTACCCATGCATCTGCAAAAGGAGCTAAAGAAGCAGCAGATCTTCCTTTCTTATTAAAACTAAGAACAGATGTGAATAGAGTTACACCGAAGGTTGCAAAGGTTCTTGAAAAACTTCCACAATGGTGCACACCCTTCGGCAAGTCCACTTCTCCCTACACACTAGCTTTCTTGACGGCCCTTCATGTCAACATTTAG